From Primulina huaijiensis isolate GDHJ02 chromosome 15, ASM1229523v2, whole genome shotgun sequence, one genomic window encodes:
- the LOC140959752 gene encoding uncharacterized protein isoform X2, giving the protein MAAKKGSKGGAGGEDDAAEELTRVPFQAILLADSFATLFRPITLERPKVLLPLVNAPMIDYTLAWLESAGVEEVFVFCCAHSKQVIEYLENSNWFGKPNFSVTTIESHNAISAGDALRLIYERHVIQGDFVLVTGDTVSNMSLSQVLKEHKERRRKDSNAVMTMVIKQSKPSAVTRQSRVGTEELFLAIDPDTKQLLHYEEKSDNMKGTVNLDKGLLIDNSSISLHNDKQDCYIDICSPEVLSLFTDNFDYQHLRRHFVKGLLVDDIMGYKIFTHEIHASYATRVDNYRSYGTISKDIIQRWTYPFVPDVQFSGSCVTRLERQGIYRASDVGLSHSAHIGPFAVIGNGTTIGSCTYLSNSVIGEGCVIGSNVSIDGCYIWDKVTIEDGCKLKHAIVCDGVIMRSGAVLEPGVVLSFKVIIGERFIVPAYSNVSLLQQPVKQDSDEELEYADNTSVNIEISSISSTPKQMDEELREKSSDPQSNAASEVGNGGAGFIWSISEAGHEEEWRHSVAPIPADRLVEMIKSATDELEVSNQDGDVLPPSGELERDSIDSDFDGDVRDDSAHFEKEVEATFLRAVHENVKEDHVILEVNSLRLTITKYTCL; this is encoded by the exons ATGGCGGCTAAGAAGGGAAGCAAGGGAGGAGCGGGAGGAGAAGATGATGCCGCGGAGGAGCTGACGCGTGTTCCCTTTCAGGCAATCTTACTGGCCGATAGCTTTGCCACGCTCTTTCGCCCCATCACTCTCGAGCGCCCCAAA GTACTGCTGCCGCTCGTCAATGCTCCCATGATTGACTATACGTTAGCATGGCTTGAATCTGCTGGAGTTGAAGAAGTTTTTGTGTTCTGCTGTGCACATTCCAAGCAAGTGATCGAGTATTTGGAAAACTCTAATTGGTTTGGCAAACCAAACTTTTCAGTCACCACGATAGAATCACATAATGCCATCAGTGCAGGAGATGCTTTAAGATTGATATATGAAAGGCATGTG ATACAAGGAGATTTTGTCCTTGTTACTGGAGATACAGTGAGCAACATGTCACTTTCACAGGTACTCAAAGAACACaaggaaagaagaagaaaggatAGTAATGCCGTAATGACAATGGTGATTAAACAGTCGAAGCCTTCTGCAGTAACTCGTCAATCTCGTGTTGGAACCGAGGAGCTGTTTCTGGCAATTGATCCTGATACGAAGCAGCTCCTGCATTATGAGGAAAAGTCTGATAATATGAAAGGAACAGTCAATCTAGACAAGGGATTGCTGATTGATAACTCCTCTATATCTCTCCACAATGACAAACAG GATTGCTATATTGACATATGCTCTCCAGAAGTGCTGAGCCTTTTCACAGACAATTTTGATTATCAACATTTACGTCGTCACTTTGTGAAGGGGTTACTCGTTGATGAT ATAATGGGGTACAAAATCTTTACCCATGAAATTCATGCAAGTTATGCGACTAGGGTTGATAATTATCGGAGCTATGGCACCATTAGTAAAGATATAATCCAGAGATGGACCTATCCTTTTGTGCCCGATGTCCAGTTTTCCGGCAGTTGTGTGACCAGGCTTGAAAGACAAGGAATATATAGAGCATCAG ATGTTGGGTTATCACATTCTGCACATATTGGCCCATTTGCTGTGATTGGAAATGGCACCACAATTGGAAGCTGCACTTACTTATCAAATTCTGTGATTGGGGAAGGTTGTGTCATTGGATCAAATGTTTCAATTGATGGTTGTTATATTTGGGATAAAGTTACAATTGAAGACGGCTGTAAACTAAAACATGCAATAGTGTGTGATGGTGTGATAATGAGATCTGGGGCAGTTTTGGAACCTGGTGTTGTTTTGTCTTTCAAG GTCATAATTGGAGAACGATTTATTGTTCCTGCTTATTCAAATGTGTCTTTGCTTCAACAACCTGTCAAACAAGATAGTGATGAAGAGCTGGAATATGCTGATAATACCAGTGTGAACATTGAAATATCAT CAATATCAAGTACACCTAAACAAATGGATGAGGAATTGAGGGAGAAGTCATCCGATCCACAATCAAACGCCGCATCCGAG GTTGGTAATGGTGGGGCTGGCTTCATTTGGTCGATTAGTGAGGCAGGGCATGAAGAAGAATGGAGGCATTCAGTTGCCCCAATACCTGCAGATAGACTAGTTGAAATGATCAAAAGTGCTACTGATGAACTGGAGGTATCCAATCAAGATGGCGATGTTCTTCCACCTTCAGGAGAGCTGGAGCGTGATTCAATTGACAGTGACTTTGATGGAGATGTCAGAGATGATTCTGCCCATTTTGAGAAAGAG GTTGAAGCAACTTTTTTAAGGGCTGTACATGAAAACGTCAAAGAAGATCATGTAATTTTAGAAGTGAACTCTCTGCG GCTCACGATCACGAAATATACATGTTTGTAA
- the LOC140960379 gene encoding protein BOLA2, producing the protein MQFLSSSTCTHHLQYLRARTETHSKYTQRKMGVTKEQVESTLKSTMNPSHLEVIDISGGCGASFTVEIVSEQFVGKRLLERHRMVNAALAEEMKEIHALSITKALTDEQWKQETQKSQAAA; encoded by the exons ATGCAATTCCTCTCAAGCTCGACTTGCACGCACCATTTACAATATTTGCGGGCACGCACCGAAACACACTCGAAATACACACAGCGGAAAATGGGGGTGACGAAGGAGCAGGTCGAATCAACCCTGAAGTCAACGatgaatccatctcatctt GAGGTCATCGACATATCTGGAGG ATGTGGTGCAAGCTTCACAGTCGAGATTGTTTCAGAACAATTTGTGGGCAAAAGATTGTTGGAGAGGCATCGAATGGTGAATGCTGCATTAGCGGAAGAGATGAAAGAAATTCACGCCCTTTCCATAACAAAAGCTCTGACTGATGAGCAGTGGAAACAAGAGACCCAAAAGTCCCAAGCAGCTGCTTGA
- the LOC140959257 gene encoding probable nucleolar protein 5-1, translating to MLLLFETPAGFALFKVLDEGKLSKVEDLGKDFSTSESARKVVKLKAFSKFENTSEALSAATLLIDSKPSKGLRNFLRSHCEGDILAVADSKLGNTIKEKLRIECVHNNAVMELMRGVRSQLTELISGLAVQDLAPMSLGLSHSLSRYKLKFSPDKVDTMIIQAISLLDDLDKELNTYAMRVREWYGWHFPELAKIVQDNILYAKAVKLMGNRTNASKLDFSEILAEEVEAELKEAAMISMGTEVSDLDLENIKDLCNQVLSLSEYRAQLYDYLKSRMNTVAPNLTALVGELVGARLIAHGGSLINLAKQPGSTVQILGAEKALFRALKTKHATPKYGLIYHASLIGQAAPKHKGKISRSLAAKAALAIRCDALGEGQDNSMGLENRAKLEARLRNLEGKELSRSVGSVKGKPKIEFYDKDRKKGSGGLITPAKTYNTAADSILGLLEPLSKKDVEAVASPTEQAGNDLHVTDGEQKKKKRKKKKADAEETVAPNGVEDVEPEDGVGKKEKKKKREHLSDDSELQNQNEQNSAGDKKKKKRKHKDLEEVETPSKKVRKKKKRSDD from the exons ATGTTGCTTTTGTTTGAAACCCCGGCGGGTTTTGCTCTTTTCAAAGTTTTGGATGAAGGCAAACTCTCCAAAGTTGAG GATTTAGGGAAGGATTTCTCCACTTCCGAGTCTGCTAGAAAG GTTGTCAAGCTTAAAGCCTTTTCTAAATTTGAGAACACATCAGAGGCTCTATCAGCAGCTACTTTGTTGATAGACAGTAAGCCCAGCAAAGGTCTTCGCAATTTTTTGCGTAGCCATTGTGAAGGTGACATTTTAGCTGTAGCTGATTCCAAACTTGGGAATACCATTAAAGAGAAATTG CGTATTGAATGTGTCCACAACAATGCTGTCATGGAACTGATGAGGGGAGTAAGAAGTCAGTTGACTGAACTCATATCTGGTCTTGCTGTGCAAGATTTAGCTCCAATGAGTCTGGGCTTATCTCACAGCCTGTCCAGATACAAATTGAAATTCAGTCCAGATAAG GTTGATACAATGATAATACAAGCCATTAGCTTGCTGGATGATCTGGACAAAGAGCTAAATACATATGCCATGAGGGTTAGGGAATGGTATGGTTGGCATTTTCCAGAACTTGCGAAGATTGTTCAGGACAATATCCTTTATGCAAAGGCAGTGAAGTTGATGGGTAACCGGACGAATGCCTCCAAGCTTGATTTCTCTGAG ATCCTTGCAGAAGAGGTTGAGGCAGAACTGAAAGAGGCTGCCATGATATCTATGGGAACTGAAGTGAGTGATCTTGATCTAGAGAACATCAAGGATTTGTGCAACCAAGTTCTTTCACTTTCCGAGTACAGAGCTCAATTGTACGACTACTTGAAGAGCAGAATGAACACAGTCGCCCCGAATCTTACTGCCCTAGTTGGAGAACTCGTCGGTGCTCGCTTGATTGCTCATGGAGGAAGCTTAATAAATCTCGCCAAGCAGCCTGGAAGTACAGTTCAAATACTTGGAGCAGAAAAGGCCCTATTTAGAGCTTTAAAAACAAAGCATGCAACTCCTAAATATGGGCTCATTTACCATGCATCTTTAATTGGTCAAGCAGCACCAAAGCATAAAGGTAAAATTTCACGATCTCTCGCTGCAAAAGCTGCTTTGGCTATTCGATGTGATGCTCTTGGAGAGGGGCAAGATAATTCCATGGGACTGGAGAACAGAGCGAAG CTTGAAGCTCGGTTGAGGAACTTAGAAGGCAAAGAACTCAGTCGTTCTGTTGGATCAGTGAAAGGAAAACCGAAGATTGAATTTTATGACAAGGACAGGAAGAAGGGTTCTGGTGGACTAATTACACCAGCTAAG ACTTACAATACTGCAGCAGATTCAATTCTTGGTCTACTCGAGCCATTATCCAAGAAAGATGTGGAAGCGGTAGCATCTCCCACAGAGCAAGCTGGCAACGACCTTCATGTTACCGATGGAGagcaaaagaagaagaaaaggaagaaaaagAAGGCAGATGCTGAAGAAACCGTGGCTCCAAATGGAGTTGAAGATGTTGAACCTGAAGATGGAGTTGGGAAGaaggaaaagaagaaaaagagggAACATTTATCTGATGATTCTGAGTTACAGAACCAAAATGAACAGAACAGTGCAGGAgacaagaagaaaaagaagagaaagcATAAGGATCTTGAAGAAGTCGAAACCCCGAGCAAGAAGgtgaggaagaagaagaagagaagtGATGATTGA
- the LOC140959137 gene encoding autophagy-related protein 13b-like yields MATYHGNCTNSEPARMEQIITEFFAKSLHIILESRCPYVSSRNYSGEQVLSSPSPSSSSSSTSSFRPRDKWFNLALRDCPAALENIDFWRQSNLEPMIVDVFLVQRPRDCDLLNCSPKRMLVQNIWGKERYYYGSDNDELGCETKNEKMVERWVLQYESKKTDANGGGSSGSKRTTCTSSHALYKKSILLLRSLYATVRLLPAYKLFRDLISSAQIRLYNLGHRVSSFVEPFTPKEEEDMQHFVFSPVDTSCGRLFLSVAYRSSVLDVSSEPSTPMSPQFIPEYVGSPMAEPLKRFPSYLKSQSSPSQSPFCRRHSWSYDIYRASPPSVNPTPSPTFSESHASTSRKHTCRLPPASLPRNLPSETTAIHVKNPSYDEYWPSLVFSPSPSPSPPTYIPGSHSSKALLRSESAPVSIPASRLSSFPSVPSNQLMLPSPPMKATRVTVVKQVAHRGLHMANSTVDKLSSFSKDGPGKMSAVKPSSNSSPPKSLSRCSSRLSFQDDYDDSEISGPFFVDDDDTIDPLSRPGSFDQPRHPMVPHEPGGILLVRKSQDAAVGALVQMLKKAPPLCQDISFSADSKLKTPTNCNQDSNENSEKSNILQSGSTNLASSGLASSKTTSDALDELRGYRELKDSLLKKGKISQQ; encoded by the exons ATGGCTACATATCATGGAAACTGTACCAATTCAGAACCCGCGAGAATGGAACAAATAATCACTGAATTCTTTGCTAAAAGCCTACACATAATACTGGAATCGCGTTGCCCATATGTTTCTTCACGGAATTACAGTGGTGAACAAGTTTTATCCTCCCCGTCACCTTCGTCATCATCCTCTTCAACATCGAGTTTTAGACCGAGGGATAAATGGTTTAATTTAGCCCTTCGGGATTGTCCCGCTGCATTAGAAAATATAGATTTTTGGCGGCAGAGTAATCTTGAACCCATGATAGTTGATGTCTTTTTAGTGCAGAGACCAAGAGACTGTGACCTCTTGAATTGTTCCCCTAAAAGAATGCTTGTGCAGAATATATGGGGAAAAGAGAGGTATTATTATGGTTCTGATAATGATGAACTTGGGTGTGagacaaaaaatgaaaagatgGTTGAGAGGTGGGTTTTGCAGTATGAGAGTAAGAAGACTGATGCTAACGGGGGTGGCTCGTCGGGTAGTAAGAGAACAACTTGTACGAGCTCTCATGCTCTATACAAGAAGTCAATATTGTTGTTACGGTCTCTGTATGCAACTGTTAGGCTCTTGCCAGCTTACAAGTTGTTTCGCGATCTTATTTCATCAGCACAAATTCGATTGTATAATCTAGGCCACCGGGTTTCATCTTTTGTGGAGCCATTTACCCCTAAGGAGGAGGAAGATATGCAACATTTTGTGTTCTCTCCAGTTGATACTTCTTGTGGTAGGCTTTTCCTCTCAGTTGCATATCGATCATCAGTATTGGATGTAAGTTCCGAGCCATCAACTCCTATGTCCCCACAATTCATTCCTGAATATGTTGGAAGCCCAATGGCAGAACCACTTAAAAGGTTTCCCTCATATCTTAAATCACAAAGCTCCCCATCTCAATCCCCATTTTGTAGGCGGCATAGCTGGAGTTATGACATATATAGAGCATCACCACCTTCAGTAAACCCTACACCTTCACCCACATTTTCTGAATCTCATGCTTCAACGTCAAGAAAGCATACCTGCCGTCTTCCTCCTGCAAGCTTACCTCGTAATTTGCCCAGTGAAACAACTGCCATTCATGTGAAAAATCCAAGTTATGACGAATATTGGCCTTCCCTCGTATTTTCACCATCTCCATCTCCATCACCACCAACCTACATTCCTGGCAGCCATTCATCAAAAGCTCTTTTACGGTCTGAAAGTGCCCCAGTTAGTATACCTGCATCAAGGCTTTCTAGCTTCCCTTCAGTGCCCAGCAATCAATTGATGCTTCCTTCTCCTCCTATGAAAGCTACTCGAGTCACTGTTGTTAAGCAAGTTGCACATAGAGGTCTTCATATGGCTAATTCAACAGTAGACAAG TTGTCTTCTTTCAGCAAGGATGGGCCCGGAAAAATGTCTGCAGTGAAACCATCGTCAAATAGCTCTCCTCCAAAATCTTTGTCTAGATGTTCCAGTAGGTTATCTTTTCaggatgattatgatgattctGAGATTTCTGGACCATTTTTTGTAGACGACGACGACACTATAGATCCACTTTCCAG GCCTGGTTCGTTTGATCAGCCGCGCCATCCAATGGTGCCCCATGAGCCTGGTGGGATTCTCCTGGTTAGAAAATCACAAGATGCTGCAGTCGGTGCTCTAGTTCAAATGCTGAAGAAAGCACCGCCTCTTTGCCAAGACATCTCTTTTTCAGCAGATTCCAAGCTTAAGACACCAACGAACTGCAATCAAGATTCAAATGAAAATTCTGAAAAGTCCAATATACTGCAGTCTGGTTCTACAAATCTTGCATCTTCTGGACTTGCTTCATCAAAGACCACGTCTGATGCATTAGACGAGCTTCGTGGGTACAGAGAATTGAAAGACTCGCTATTGAAGAAAGGTAAAATTTCTCAGCAATAG
- the LOC140959752 gene encoding uncharacterized protein isoform X1, with protein MAAKKGSKGGAGGEDDAAEELTRVPFQAILLADSFATLFRPITLERPKVLLPLVNAPMIDYTLAWLESAGVEEVFVFCCAHSKQVIEYLENSNWFGKPNFSVTTIESHNAISAGDALRLIYERHVIQGDFVLVTGDTVSNMSLSQVLKEHKERRRKDSNAVMTMVIKQSKPSAVTRQSRVGTEELFLAIDPDTKQLLHYEEKSDNMKGTVNLDKGLLIDNSSISLHNDKQDCYIDICSPEVLSLFTDNFDYQHLRRHFVKGLLVDDIMGYKIFTHEIHASYATRVDNYRSYGTISKDIIQRWTYPFVPDVQFSGSCVTRLERQGIYRASDVGLSHSAHIGPFAVIGNGTTIGSCTYLSNSVIGEGCVIGSNVSIDGCYIWDKVTIEDGCKLKHAIVCDGVIMRSGAVLEPGVVLSFKVIIGERFIVPAYSNVSLLQQPVKQDSDEELEYADNTSVNIEISSISSTPKQMDEELREKSSDPQSNAASEVGNGGAGFIWSISEAGHEEEWRHSVAPIPADRLVEMIKSATDELEVSNQDGDVLPPSGELERDSIDSDFDGDVRDDSAHFEKEVEATFLRAVHENVKEDHVILEVNSLRLSYNLTSSDCAGALFCGMMKLALDTPNNSLGELVKNVANVITKWRGLLKYYLASLDEEIEVILKFEEMCLESTKEFAPLFEQILPILYDKDILQEEAILNWAAEKEEADESDKVFLKQAEKFIKWLNEASEEE; from the exons ATGGCGGCTAAGAAGGGAAGCAAGGGAGGAGCGGGAGGAGAAGATGATGCCGCGGAGGAGCTGACGCGTGTTCCCTTTCAGGCAATCTTACTGGCCGATAGCTTTGCCACGCTCTTTCGCCCCATCACTCTCGAGCGCCCCAAA GTACTGCTGCCGCTCGTCAATGCTCCCATGATTGACTATACGTTAGCATGGCTTGAATCTGCTGGAGTTGAAGAAGTTTTTGTGTTCTGCTGTGCACATTCCAAGCAAGTGATCGAGTATTTGGAAAACTCTAATTGGTTTGGCAAACCAAACTTTTCAGTCACCACGATAGAATCACATAATGCCATCAGTGCAGGAGATGCTTTAAGATTGATATATGAAAGGCATGTG ATACAAGGAGATTTTGTCCTTGTTACTGGAGATACAGTGAGCAACATGTCACTTTCACAGGTACTCAAAGAACACaaggaaagaagaagaaaggatAGTAATGCCGTAATGACAATGGTGATTAAACAGTCGAAGCCTTCTGCAGTAACTCGTCAATCTCGTGTTGGAACCGAGGAGCTGTTTCTGGCAATTGATCCTGATACGAAGCAGCTCCTGCATTATGAGGAAAAGTCTGATAATATGAAAGGAACAGTCAATCTAGACAAGGGATTGCTGATTGATAACTCCTCTATATCTCTCCACAATGACAAACAG GATTGCTATATTGACATATGCTCTCCAGAAGTGCTGAGCCTTTTCACAGACAATTTTGATTATCAACATTTACGTCGTCACTTTGTGAAGGGGTTACTCGTTGATGAT ATAATGGGGTACAAAATCTTTACCCATGAAATTCATGCAAGTTATGCGACTAGGGTTGATAATTATCGGAGCTATGGCACCATTAGTAAAGATATAATCCAGAGATGGACCTATCCTTTTGTGCCCGATGTCCAGTTTTCCGGCAGTTGTGTGACCAGGCTTGAAAGACAAGGAATATATAGAGCATCAG ATGTTGGGTTATCACATTCTGCACATATTGGCCCATTTGCTGTGATTGGAAATGGCACCACAATTGGAAGCTGCACTTACTTATCAAATTCTGTGATTGGGGAAGGTTGTGTCATTGGATCAAATGTTTCAATTGATGGTTGTTATATTTGGGATAAAGTTACAATTGAAGACGGCTGTAAACTAAAACATGCAATAGTGTGTGATGGTGTGATAATGAGATCTGGGGCAGTTTTGGAACCTGGTGTTGTTTTGTCTTTCAAG GTCATAATTGGAGAACGATTTATTGTTCCTGCTTATTCAAATGTGTCTTTGCTTCAACAACCTGTCAAACAAGATAGTGATGAAGAGCTGGAATATGCTGATAATACCAGTGTGAACATTGAAATATCAT CAATATCAAGTACACCTAAACAAATGGATGAGGAATTGAGGGAGAAGTCATCCGATCCACAATCAAACGCCGCATCCGAG GTTGGTAATGGTGGGGCTGGCTTCATTTGGTCGATTAGTGAGGCAGGGCATGAAGAAGAATGGAGGCATTCAGTTGCCCCAATACCTGCAGATAGACTAGTTGAAATGATCAAAAGTGCTACTGATGAACTGGAGGTATCCAATCAAGATGGCGATGTTCTTCCACCTTCAGGAGAGCTGGAGCGTGATTCAATTGACAGTGACTTTGATGGAGATGTCAGAGATGATTCTGCCCATTTTGAGAAAGAG GTTGAAGCAACTTTTTTAAGGGCTGTACATGAAAACGTCAAAGAAGATCATGTAATTTTAGAAGTGAACTCTCTGCG GTTGTCATACAATCTTACTTCAAGTGATTGTGCTGGGGCATTATTCTGTGGGATGATGAAACTAGCATTGGATACACCTAACAATTCACTTG GCGAACTTGTTAAAAATGTTGCTAATGTGATTACAAAATGGAGAGGGCTTTTGAAGTATTACCTAGCTAGCTTAGATGAAGAG ATTGAGGTGATTCTGAAATTTGAAGAAATGTGTTTAGAGTCCACAAAGGAGTTCGCTCCACTTTTTGAGCAG ATTTTGCCAATTTTATACGACAAAGATATATTGCAAGAGGAGGCTATACTTAATTGGGCAGCTGAAAAGGAAGAGGCGGACGAGTCGGATAAAGTTTTCCTGAAGCAGGCTGAAAAATTCATCAAG TGGTTGAACGAAGCATCCGAAGAAGAGTAG